The following coding sequences lie in one Streptomyces sp. NBC_00510 genomic window:
- a CDS encoding MBL fold metallo-hydrolase, with translation MKLTVVGCSGSFPSAESACSSYLIEADGFRLLLDMGNGALGELQRHCGLYDLDAILLSHLHADHCIDMCAYFVARYYRHEGGPAHAIPVYGPEGTERRLASAYGDVPDEKCMSEVFDFRTLEPGTFRLGPFTITADVVSHPVEAYGFRVEHAGRAITYSGDTGPCDALLTLSEGTDLFLCEASFTHGKEDIPDLHLNGREAGQYADRAGAGRLLLTHIPPWTDPLTNLKHAREVYDGPVEVAKAGAVYEV, from the coding sequence ATGAAGCTCACCGTCGTCGGCTGCTCGGGGTCGTTCCCGTCCGCGGAATCGGCCTGCTCGAGCTACCTCATCGAGGCCGACGGCTTCCGGCTGCTCCTCGACATGGGCAACGGCGCCCTCGGCGAGCTGCAGCGCCACTGCGGTCTGTACGACCTCGACGCCATCCTGCTGAGCCATCTGCACGCCGACCACTGCATCGACATGTGCGCCTACTTCGTCGCGCGCTACTACCGCCACGAGGGCGGCCCCGCCCACGCCATCCCCGTGTACGGGCCCGAGGGCACCGAACGGCGGCTGGCCAGCGCGTACGGGGACGTGCCCGACGAGAAGTGCATGAGCGAGGTCTTCGACTTCCGCACCCTCGAACCCGGCACCTTCCGCCTCGGCCCCTTCACCATCACCGCGGACGTCGTCAGCCACCCCGTCGAGGCGTACGGCTTCCGTGTCGAGCACGCCGGTCGCGCCATCACCTATTCGGGGGACACCGGTCCCTGCGACGCGCTGCTGACCCTCAGCGAGGGCACCGACCTCTTCCTGTGCGAGGCCTCCTTCACGCACGGCAAGGAGGACATCCCCGACCTGCACCTCAACGGCCGCGAGGCCGGCCAGTACGCGGACCGCGCGGGGGCCGGGCGGCTGCTGCTCACCCACATCCCGCCGTGGACCGACCCGCTGACCAACCTCAAGCACGCCCGCGAGGTCTACGACGGCCCGGTCGAGGTGGCGAAGGCCGGCGCGGTCTACGAGGTCTGA